TCCTTTGGGCCAGCCTTTAAACCACGCAGTCACTGTGCTAGTGACGTGCTCAGAGCATCTAATGCAGCAAAAGGACAAAACAATGGCGCGCATGATTTTTATGCTGAACGGACCGAATTTGAATCTGTTGGGAAAACGCCAACCTGAACTCTACGGGCATGACACATTACACGATATTGCCCTCGATTGCGATTTGACCGCTGACCAAATGGGCCTGACGTTGACGCATTTGCAGTCAAATCATGAAGGCCAGCTGATTGATTGGATCCATCAAGCGCGAGAGGAAGCCGAGGGCATTATAATGA
The sequence above is drawn from the Rhodobacteraceae bacterium IMCC1335 genome and encodes:
- the aroQ gene encoding type II 3-dehydroquinate dehydratase; this translates as MARMIFMLNGPNLNLLGKRQPELYGHDTLHDIALDCDLTADQMGLTLTHLQSNHEGQLIDWIHQAREEAEGIIMNPGALSHSSIAILDALNMFEGPILEVHISNIHKRESFRHHSYVSLRAEGVIAGFGSHGYQIAVQHMAKLLTA